A window of Malania oleifera isolate guangnan ecotype guangnan chromosome 5, ASM2987363v1, whole genome shotgun sequence contains these coding sequences:
- the LOC131155205 gene encoding transcription factor bHLH7-like, whose product MERQGGCKNPAQLMPPTLDTNSRDASYLPEHEPNQQFMASGSNGSRPSSLPLNQWTHCQQTSYNHVKCLQETSHFPFKAHTTDIVAAEGSPSPLSSINSANEVSEIQREILCNNSVQAGFLRTHKEGESVNRITSAKYQIFGQKSNEDYCNGSLPHSSVTVAALGFLPKKCKSLSRQRATANDRRRRLRIAETLGALQQLLPQSKEGDKAALLDDIIDHIKFLQLQIKELSRSRLGGESTSDPFVFLEGYGHYLCHEHMVNEPLEEMMGKLLEVNPTSATQLLESRGLSVLPMNLAEWVIPSCIDA is encoded by the exons ATGGAGCGGCAAGGTGGTTGCAAGAACCCTGCTCAATTGATGCCTCCGACTCTTGATACAAATTCTAGGGATGCATCTTATCTACCTGAGCACGAGCCAAACCAGCAGTTTATGGCATCTGGAAGCAATGGCAGTCGTCCTAGTTCTCTTCCTTTAAATCAGTGGACACATTGCCAGCAAACATCTTACAATCATGTCAAATGTCTTCAAGAAACTTCGCATTTTCCTTTCAAGGCCCATACAACAGATATAGTAGCTGCAGAAGGAAGTCCTTCACCATTAAGTAGCATAAATTCTGCAAATGAGGTCTCTGAAATCCAAAGGGAAATTTTATGCAACAACTCAGTACAG GCCGGATTTCTGAGGACACACAAGGAAGGAGAATCTGTAAACAGAATTACAAGTGCAAAATATCAGATCTTTGGTCAG AAATCAAATGAAGATTACTGTAATGGTTCTCTGCCTCATTCAAGCGTAACGGTTGCTGCACTAGGTTTCTTGCCAAAAAAATGCAAGAGTTTGTCAAGACAGAGAGCCACTGCAAATGACCGT CGTCGCAGATTAAGAATAGCAGAAACGCTTGGTGCATTGCAACAACTACTTCCACAATCTAAAGAG GGTGACAAAGCAGCTCTGCTGGATGATATCATTGATCACATCAAGTTTCTGCAACTgcaaattaaa GAATTGAGTCGAAGCAGATTGGGAGGTGAATCAACTTCTGACCCTTTTGTTTTTCTTGAG GGTTATGGCCACTATCTTTGCCATGAGCATATGGTGAACGAACCCCTCGAGGAAATGATGGGAAAGTTGCTGGAGGTTAATCCAACTTCAGCAACACAACTGCTGGAGAGTAGGGGCCTTTCTGTGTTGCCCATGAATCTGGCTGAATGGGTTATTCCAAGCTGTATAGATGCTTGA